A window of Paenibacillus sp. 19GGS1-52 contains these coding sequences:
- a CDS encoding MarR family transcriptional regulator, translated as MIELTKRENEALNAINTLYDHLKFSPTVQEIADEMGLASKSTVFGYIERLEKKGYIERKESSPRALRVILHA; from the coding sequence ATGATTGAATTAACGAAAAGAGAAAACGAAGCTCTGAATGCAATAAACACACTTTATGATCATTTGAAATTCTCTCCAACTGTTCAGGAAATTGCTGACGAAATGGGACTGGCGTCAAAATCGACGGTATTTGGATATATTGAAAGGTTGGAGAAGAAGGGATACATAGAACGCAAAGAGAGCTCACCTAGAGCCTTAAGGGTGATACTTCATGCTTAG
- a CDS encoding DNA methyltransferase, with protein MSENNKRFIIESSDIRKQLIKEHVLKYGSNTTEWFNTKSETIINQYVAELQKRYLNTPDNLSDLSSASEVFKKLNSIDWDFPENDTSYLTHDIHPYPAKYIPQIPCNMISALSLPGDIIWDPFGGSGTTALEALLLNRRSISTDANPLASIIGQCKTITLTDEEQIELQLCRQWLFDIVEIDNDYLDMKIQIPDIPNIEKWFHHNAIQELALIKGLIENLSPSCKVIAQVALSRTVSKVSNQESETRYASKPKELIKKETLRYFIGDLDTVFSKVHACSSLLQGKKAKFRTYDLREQLNQNSPILENQIDLIVTSPPYANVTDYHLYHRFRMFWLGFDPVKFGKVEIGSHLRHQREKTGFEDYMSEITPCLENCFKALKPGRFAVFVVGDSVFNKILYNTAEAYIKEATRLGFEYIGLISRNLPTSRRSFQSHARRATNESIVILRKPVKDIEIQLHEAPYKLWAFEKELLQREIQKLSPRNLTQSGEKVWSATVNCLNLDKAKKLTFIHKVTSSEIQPLATWQSIVENGDTLENQSLRKESKYATHGIHEYKGKFYPQLCKSLLSLSNLKEGSTVLDPFMGSGTTILESYLSGYRAYGCDINPLALKISKAKTEVLRMNPTILLNTLKTFLRTIEHEDPSTNSNYLYGHLDPQAHAELESWFPQSVINKIGILFEKIHKIPDNRITNFLEVIVSNLIRDISQQEPSDLRIRRRKEPLLDAPVIDMFKQNLKKQISKLESYFNSVDYSPSLFSKSNIWAGDCRKIDSFTSHGLTEGTIDAVITSPPYATALPYIDTNRLSLLILMSLSSKQRDPIEEDLIGSREIRNKIKGELEYRIERGIFDNITSTYAVDIITEIYKLNKESDVGFRRKNMASLLYSYFSSMTYFLDNMHFLLKEKGSAFIVIGNNTTKAGGKDLIIDTAKMLIESSEQLGFSIEDKFSITVTGDNKKNSSKLIKENTVLWLRK; from the coding sequence TTGTCTGAAAACAATAAGAGGTTCATCATCGAGTCCTCAGACATCCGCAAACAGTTAATAAAAGAACACGTATTGAAATATGGGTCCAATACAACAGAATGGTTCAATACAAAGAGTGAAACCATAATAAATCAATATGTCGCTGAACTTCAAAAAAGATATCTAAACACTCCAGACAACCTATCTGATTTATCATCTGCGAGTGAAGTATTCAAAAAACTTAACAGTATAGATTGGGATTTTCCAGAAAATGATACTTCTTACTTGACCCATGACATACACCCTTACCCTGCAAAATATATCCCTCAAATACCATGCAATATGATTTCGGCCTTGAGTCTCCCAGGAGATATAATTTGGGATCCTTTTGGTGGTTCAGGAACAACAGCATTAGAAGCTTTATTATTAAATCGTCGATCTATAAGTACCGATGCTAATCCATTAGCAAGTATTATAGGACAATGCAAGACGATTACTTTGACGGATGAAGAACAAATTGAACTACAGTTATGTAGACAATGGCTATTTGATATCGTAGAAATAGATAATGATTATTTAGATATGAAAATACAAATACCCGATATCCCAAATATAGAAAAATGGTTTCATCATAATGCTATTCAAGAATTAGCATTAATAAAAGGACTCATAGAAAATCTTTCTCCTAGCTGTAAAGTTATTGCTCAAGTTGCTTTATCGAGGACTGTTTCAAAAGTTTCTAATCAGGAAAGTGAAACAAGGTATGCTAGTAAACCAAAAGAATTAATTAAAAAAGAAACCCTGCGCTATTTTATTGGAGATTTGGATACAGTTTTTTCAAAAGTACACGCATGTAGTAGTCTATTACAAGGTAAAAAGGCAAAATTTAGAACGTATGATTTACGAGAACAACTTAACCAAAATAGTCCTATTTTGGAGAATCAAATTGATCTTATTGTTACTTCGCCACCTTATGCGAACGTAACAGACTATCATCTATATCACAGATTTAGAATGTTTTGGCTGGGTTTTGATCCTGTCAAGTTTGGAAAGGTAGAGATTGGCTCACATTTACGCCATCAAAGAGAGAAAACTGGGTTTGAAGACTATATGTCTGAGATAACTCCCTGTTTAGAAAATTGTTTTAAGGCTCTGAAGCCCGGACGATTTGCAGTATTTGTGGTTGGAGACTCTGTATTTAATAAGATTTTATATAATACTGCAGAAGCATATATAAAAGAAGCTACACGATTAGGATTTGAATACATCGGTTTAATATCTAGAAACTTACCAACAAGCCGCAGATCATTTCAAAGCCATGCTCGAAGAGCAACAAATGAATCAATTGTCATCTTAAGAAAACCTGTTAAAGACATAGAAATACAATTGCACGAAGCACCCTACAAACTTTGGGCCTTCGAGAAAGAACTACTGCAACGTGAAATCCAGAAACTTTCTCCTAGAAATTTAACACAGTCTGGAGAAAAGGTATGGTCTGCTACTGTAAATTGCTTGAATTTAGACAAAGCAAAGAAGCTTACATTTATTCACAAAGTGACCTCTTCTGAAATTCAACCTTTGGCAACATGGCAAAGTATCGTAGAAAACGGCGATACTTTAGAAAATCAATCTTTGCGTAAAGAATCCAAATATGCAACTCATGGTATTCATGAGTATAAAGGAAAGTTTTACCCTCAATTATGTAAAAGTCTATTATCTTTATCTAATTTAAAGGAAGGAAGTACCGTCCTAGATCCATTTATGGGTAGTGGAACTACTATCCTTGAATCCTATCTTTCAGGTTATAGAGCCTATGGATGTGATATAAATCCCTTAGCTCTCAAAATTTCCAAAGCAAAAACAGAAGTCCTAAGGATGAATCCAACAATATTATTAAATACATTAAAAACCTTCTTGAGAACAATAGAACATGAAGATCCATCAACTAATTCTAATTATTTATACGGTCATCTAGACCCTCAGGCACATGCTGAACTTGAAAGCTGGTTTCCTCAAAGTGTTATTAATAAAATAGGTATATTATTCGAGAAAATTCACAAAATACCTGATAATCGTATTACAAATTTTCTTGAAGTTATAGTTAGCAATTTAATAAGAGATATATCGCAGCAAGAACCCAGTGATTTACGAATAAGAAGAAGAAAAGAACCTTTACTTGATGCTCCGGTGATAGATATGTTTAAACAAAATTTAAAAAAACAAATTTCCAAACTTGAAAGCTACTTTAATTCTGTAGATTACTCTCCTTCTTTATTTTCCAAATCCAATATATGGGCAGGTGATTGCAGAAAAATAGACAGTTTTACCTCTCATGGACTTACTGAGGGAACTATTGATGCTGTAATTACTAGTCCTCCCTATGCAACTGCATTGCCCTATATAGATACCAATAGATTAAGTCTGCTTATATTAATGAGTTTGTCCTCTAAACAAAGGGATCCTATCGAAGAGGATTTAATAGGAAGCAGAGAAATAAGAAACAAAATTAAAGGCGAATTAGAATATCGTATTGAAAGAGGAATATTTGATAATATCACCTCTACATATGCTGTTGATATTATTACTGAAATTTACAAATTAAACAAAGAATCTGATGTGGGATTCAGACGTAAAAATATGGCATCTTTACTTTATAGTTATTTCTCATCAATGACCTATTTTCTTGATAATATGCATTTTTTACTCAAGGAAAAAGGGTCAGCATTTATTGTTATAGGTAACAATACTACAAAAGCGGGTGGCAAGGATTTGATAATCGACACTGCAAAAATGTTGATTGAATCTTCAGAACAACTTGGCTTTTCGATTGAAGATAAATTCTCAATTACAGTAACTGGGGATAATAAGAAGAATAGCAGTAAATTAATAAAAGAAAATACTGTTCTTTGGTTAAGAAAATAA